GCTGGCGCCGACCGCGGTAATGACGCCGTCGCGCACGACGACCGTGCCGCGTTCGATGGCCGGCCCGGCCATTGTCACAATTCTAGCATTAGTAATCGCATACACACTCGGCGCGTTGCGCTCGCGCTGCACGCCGATCTGGGCGCCGAGGAGTGGGGGAGACGCGGCCAGGGTGCCGAGGACGAGCATCGTTCCCGGCATGGTCCGCACGAACCGACGGTTCCGCATTGCGATCCGCATTGCGACAGGACCTCATTGGTGGGATGAGACGCGGCCAGCGTGGGCCGCGACGGCCAATCTCAGACGCAATGCGTCGGATCGCTAGGCGCCCAGGCGCTGTCCGATTGGGGCCATTATATTACCTTGGCGAGCTCATGCTGGACAGGCGGGGACGAATGCCCCCCGGGTCTTCCAGATCTGTGATCTTTACCATGGCTCAGTCCGGTCCGTCCATCGACTATGAAGAGGTATCGGGCATCCATCCCGGGCGACGACGCCGTTCACCGCCGGTCCTAGCAGTCCCTTGTTGTCGTATCATCGCGGAGATTACATGCATACACATCGTCTGTTGGCTGTAGTAGTCGCGGGTTCGATATTCGCCGCGCTGCCAAGCGCACGCGCGCACGCGCAGAGTGGCGGAAACGTCGAGTTGGGTGGCTTCGGCCAGTTCACGCGGACCGACGCCGCGTGGCACGTGCAAAACGGCTGGGGTTTCGGCGGCCGGCTTGGCGTGTTTCTCACGCATCGCTGGGAGCTCGAGGCAACCGCCGCGACGTCGAGCTTCAACAACGAGCCGCCGCGTGTGAGCGGTTCGACGTCGAACCAGACCTATACGGGTCAGTTCAATTACGGCATTCCATTCGGGCTTGGCGGGCACACGCATCAACTGCTGCTCGAAGCCGGCGCGGGTGGAGAGCGCTTCGGCGGACACACGGACTTCACCGTTCCACTCGGCGGCGGATTTCGCTTCATGCTGGGCGACGTCGTCGCGCTGCGGTTCGACGGCATCGTGCAGTACGTCGAGAATCCGACCGCGGCGACGTTTGGATTTCCCCCGGTGGTTGGTGTGAATCCCAAGGCCGCGCGGTCCACCAACGTCGAGATTCGCGGTGGTTTGAGCTTTCTGCTCGGCAATCATCACGCGCCGCCGCCGCCCCCACCGGCGCCCGCGCCCGTCGAGCAGCGGCGCGAAGCGCCGCCGCCGCGCACCGAGCCGCCTCCGCCGCCGGTTCGCATGGCGCCCGCGCCGAATCGTGATTCGATCGATCGCGTGAATCGCGATCGCGAGGCACTGCTCGCGAAGCTGTACTTCGACTTCGATCGCTCGGAGCTGCGCGACGATCAGCGCGCGACGCTCGATGCGAAGCTGCCCGTGCTGCGCAACAATCCGTCGATCCGCATTCGCATCGAAGGCAACGCCGACGAGCGCGGCTCGGACGAGTACAACATGGCGCTGGGCATGCGCCGCGCGCAGACCGCGCGGAAGTACCT
The window above is part of the Gemmatimonadaceae bacterium genome. Proteins encoded here:
- the pal gene encoding peptidoglycan-associated lipoprotein Pal — translated: MHTHRLLAVVVAGSIFAALPSARAHAQSGGNVELGGFGQFTRTDAAWHVQNGWGFGGRLGVFLTHRWELEATAATSSFNNEPPRVSGSTSNQTYTGQFNYGIPFGLGGHTHQLLLEAGAGGERFGGHTDFTVPLGGGFRFMLGDVVALRFDGIVQYVENPTAATFGFPPVVGVNPKAARSTNVEIRGGLSFLLGNHHAPPPPPPAPAPVEQRREAPPPRTEPPPPPVRMAPAPNRDSIDRVNRDREALLAKLYFDFDRSELRDDQRATLDAKLPVLRNNPSIRIRIEGNADERGSDEYNMALGMRRAQTARKYLIDHGIDASRIDISSNGEERPVCQEHDESCWKQNRRDEFVIVAGGIS